The genomic region TTGACCCCGGCGCGGTGAACCACCAGCAGTCCTATGGCGCAGACCAGCAGCACCTCGAACCAGACATAGAGGTTGAAGATATCGCCGGTGAGGAAGGAGCCGTTCACGCCCACCATAAGACCGCAGAAGAGCGGGAAGAAACCGCCATGCAGCGCGTTCTGGTCCACGCCCCGGAAGGCGTAGACAGAGGCGGCAAAGGCCACCAGGCCCGCCGCCGCGACTGCCAGCGCGGACAGCGGATCTGCGACAAGGGCAATGCCGAAGGGTGCAGGCCAGTTGCCCGGCTGGGAAGACATGACGCCGCCATCACGCACTGCCAGCAGCAGGGCAATACCGGCAGCAGCCATGAGGCCCATGCCGATGACCGTGACCCAGCGCTGCCAGTCCGGGCGCAGCCAGAAGACCGCGCAGAAGCCCGCCATGGTCAGCGGCAGGACTATCGGCAGGGAGACAAGAAGATCAGTGCTCATTTGCCCGCCGCGCTCCCCTCACCGGCTTCACCCTTGAACGGATCGCCCAGATCACGCGCGGCATTCATCTCGTCAGCGTTCACCGTGCCAAGCGCGCGTGTTGCCTCGTAGGCGACGATGGCCGCCAACGCCAGCAGCGCAAAGCCGATCACGATAGCGGTCAGGACAAGCGCCTGCGGCAGCGGGTTGGCCGCGCCCTCGCCCAGCGCATAGCTGCCCGCCTGAATGATGGCCGGGTCGGTCGCGCCCAGCCGTCCGGCCAGGAACAGGATCAGGTTCACACCGGTGGCGATCAGGGCCGTGCCCAGTACGATGCGGATCACATTGCGGTCCAGCATCAGATAGATGCCGGACGCCATGACGGCGGCGACGGCAATAGCGTAGAGCAGCGTCATTCGCTCGCCTCCTCGGCGCCGGTTTCATACATGCGGAAAAGGATGGAGAGCACCCCGCCGACCACGACGAAATAGACGCCGATATCAAACAGCAAGGTGGTGCCGAGCTTCAGCTGGAGGAAGCCGATCTGGCCCTCCCACCACAAATGGTAGAGGAAGCCGCCAAAATCCCCGAGCAGGGGCGGCAGGCCGGACAGGATCGCGCAGAACAGGCCGATGCCCATCAGCACGACCGGGTGCAGGATCAGCCAGCGCTCCGCCTTGTCCGCCCCGAAGGCCAGCGTGACAATCGTATAGGCCGCCGCTGCTGCCAGCCCGCCGATAAAGCCGCCGCCCGGCTCGTCATGGCCGCGC from Glycocaulis abyssi harbors:
- a CDS encoding NADH-quinone oxidoreductase subunit K — protein: MTLLYAIAVAAVMASGIYLMLDRNVIRIVLGTALIATGVNLILFLAGRLGATDPAIIQAGSYALGEGAANPLPQALVLTAIVIGFALLALAAIVAYEATRALGTVNADEMNAARDLGDPFKGEAGEGSAAGK
- a CDS encoding MnhB domain-containing protein, whose translation is MQSVILNALARMFFVAMLIFSIFILLRGHDEPGGGFIGGLAAAAAYTIVTLAFGADKAERWLILHPVVLMGIGLFCAILSGLPPLLGDFGGFLYHLWWEGQIGFLQLKLGTTLLFDIGVYFVVVGGVLSILFRMYETGAEEASE